A DNA window from Leptolyngbya sp. KIOST-1 contains the following coding sequences:
- a CDS encoding ABC-F family ATP-binding cassette domain-containing protein — translation MTLFTLRSATKDFGIKEILRDASFSLDEGDKVGLIGTNGSGKSTLLKMIAGLEPFDGGEFWVNPGAKVVYLPQQPDFEADRTVLEQVFADAGEQMALIREYEDLSHHLAQGTGNADALMARLSAVTEKIAAADAWDLETNAKVILSKLGIDDFDAKVGDLSGGYRKRVAIAAALLADPDALLMDEPTNHLDAESVEWLQSYLAGFRGALLLITHDRYFLDQVTNRILEIDRGDLYSYAGNYAYYLEKKALAEAAEASSQKKHAGVLRRELEWLKRGPKARSTKQKARIDRIGDMQAKEFKQTLGRVDISTAGRRIGKKVIELEDVSKCYEDRVLFKDFTYAFAPDDRIGIIGPNGVGKSTLMNVITGRLEPDSGTVDIGTTIHVGYFDQHSEDLFANPSQRVIEYLKETAELVTTADGSVITASQMLERFLFTSNQQYAPLEKLSGGERRRLFLLRVLLSAPNLLILDEPTNDLDVQTLGVLEEYLEEFNGCVIVVSHDRYFLDRTVNTIFAFEGDGILRQYPGNYSVYLDYKKADLAAERETEPLAASKTSAASTQPAAKPDATAEAKPKKLSYKEKREYEQLEAQIPALEAEKEALEKQLYGNPPSDYAEVAKLSERLGELTTTIDTSTERWLELAERME, via the coding sequence ATGACTCTGTTTACTCTGCGCTCCGCTACCAAAGACTTTGGCATCAAAGAAATTCTCCGCGATGCCAGCTTTAGCCTGGATGAGGGCGACAAGGTGGGGCTGATTGGCACCAACGGCTCCGGCAAATCGACCCTGCTGAAGATGATTGCGGGGCTAGAGCCCTTCGACGGCGGCGAGTTTTGGGTCAACCCTGGGGCCAAGGTGGTCTACCTGCCCCAGCAGCCCGACTTTGAGGCCGATCGCACCGTACTGGAGCAGGTGTTTGCCGATGCGGGCGAGCAGATGGCGCTGATTCGCGAGTACGAAGACCTCTCCCACCACCTGGCCCAGGGCACGGGCAATGCCGATGCGCTGATGGCTCGCCTCTCGGCAGTAACCGAGAAAATTGCTGCGGCTGACGCCTGGGATCTGGAGACCAACGCCAAGGTGATTCTCAGCAAGCTGGGCATTGACGACTTTGACGCCAAAGTGGGCGATCTGTCGGGGGGATACCGAAAGCGGGTGGCGATCGCCGCTGCCCTGCTGGCCGACCCCGACGCCCTGCTGATGGACGAGCCCACCAACCACCTGGATGCCGAATCGGTGGAGTGGCTCCAGAGCTACCTGGCAGGTTTCCGCGGCGCACTGCTGCTGATCACCCACGATCGCTATTTTCTGGACCAGGTGACCAACCGCATTCTGGAGATCGATCGCGGCGACCTCTACAGCTACGCGGGCAACTACGCCTACTACCTGGAGAAAAAGGCCCTGGCCGAGGCCGCGGAGGCAAGTTCGCAAAAGAAACACGCCGGGGTGCTGCGCCGCGAGTTGGAATGGCTGAAGCGCGGCCCTAAGGCCCGCAGCACCAAGCAAAAGGCCCGCATCGATCGCATCGGCGACATGCAGGCCAAGGAATTTAAGCAGACCCTGGGCCGGGTGGACATTTCCACTGCCGGTCGCCGCATCGGCAAAAAGGTGATCGAGCTGGAGGATGTCTCCAAATGCTACGAAGACCGGGTTTTGTTCAAAGACTTCACCTACGCCTTTGCCCCGGACGATCGCATCGGCATCATCGGCCCCAACGGCGTCGGCAAATCGACCCTGATGAACGTGATCACCGGACGGCTGGAGCCCGATAGCGGCACCGTCGACATCGGCACGACCATCCACGTGGGCTACTTCGACCAGCACTCCGAGGACCTGTTTGCCAACCCCAGCCAGCGGGTGATCGAGTACCTGAAGGAAACCGCCGAACTGGTGACTACGGCAGACGGCAGCGTGATTACCGCCTCGCAAATGCTGGAGCGGTTTTTGTTTACCTCCAACCAGCAGTACGCCCCGCTCGAAAAGCTCTCCGGCGGCGAGCGGCGGCGGCTGTTTTTGCTGCGGGTGCTGCTGTCGGCCCCCAACCTGCTGATTCTCGACGAGCCCACCAACGACCTCGACGTACAGACCCTGGGCGTGCTGGAGGAGTACCTGGAGGAGTTCAACGGCTGCGTGATTGTGGTCTCCCACGATCGCTACTTTCTCGATCGCACCGTCAACACCATCTTTGCCTTTGAGGGCGACGGCATTCTGCGCCAGTATCCCGGCAACTACTCGGTGTATTTAGACTACAAAAAAGCCGATTTAGCCGCCGAAAGAGAAACCGAACCGCTGGCTGCCAGTAAAACCTCTGCTGCATCAACCCAGCCGGCAGCCAAGCCCGATGCAACCGCTGAGGCCAAACCCAAAAAGCTTTCCTACAAAGAAAAGCGCGAATACGAGCAGCTAGAGGCCCAAATTCCTGCCCTGGAAGCTGAAAAAGAAGCGCTGGAGAAACAGCTCTACGGCAACCCGCCCAGCGACTACGCTGAGGTCGCCAAGCTGTCTGAGCGCCTGGGCGAACTCACCACCACCATCGACACCTCCACCGAGCGCTGGCTGGAACTCGCCGAACGGATGGAGTAG